The following are from one region of the Procambarus clarkii isolate CNS0578487 chromosome 52, FALCON_Pclarkii_2.0, whole genome shotgun sequence genome:
- the LOC123763575 gene encoding protein eyes shut homolog, translating to MLTWDLGAGPRRIMTSEALDATLHTHSALIGRRGRGAWLVVDTQKNISADSQGYLSSLNTNSMLYIGGHPSWNMTHLPADMWRHQGFRGCVFDLRVAGTLEGPWTALRIAGGANVKECGQDECHRDSCANGGTCVGLGATIRCECPVGWKGPRCEAASHVCEGGGRCAPGASCLGGGSSGAPLTCLCQLGRTGPRCEKGVNITDPHFSGDGSFLSLRAKNLRRESEVVMSFRPTRLDGLLLLVLPRRPPGDFMALALVNGTLQFTYHLGWRAPGLVVVRSEGEVRLQEWQTVQVWRRGGDGALTFRGTTTRAASPSPTTLLDVHSELFLGGAPDLAVVPPAVAPPDSRVAFRGCVRQVVINGVEQDLRVPGGGVVRGAGITDCDGTACGSQVCLNGGTCTPVGDTFVCTCPQEYTGARCQLARACLDHLCVNGGRCVPSYVSDSGKKRRHTLLQVEGPPRGNTGEVQVDGIKRKEPVRRRGNLIRDGQSTMHKEKYSVGKGNVFREMHLILEDGDVASNKKSDGDQEKRIRREGGIFKLVDGKEDVAMGKNEDMKRRETEDVNTAYSPYNCLCPLGYFGVHCEAGGEVVSARFSGRSFAVVPEGPFGSPAPDTDSLALNFSTSATHGLLLWRGQVDVPGEDFLGVGVSGGRVKVVWHLGGGTLGHLTTSGSVRDGAWHSLLVSRTGAVVTVFLNGRPTKAAASGTYTQINDAQGLFVGGFPNDVSVAFGTEGHFQGAFVGCIRDLIVHQASSPIKFSTLQQGQDLQPCS from the exons ATGCTCACCTGGGACCTCGGTGCTG GCCCACGAAGAATAATGACGTCAGAGGCACTGGACGCTACGTTGCACACGCACtctgcgctgattggtcgccgtggGCGGGGGGCGTGGCTTGTGGTGGACACACAGAAGAATATATCTGCAGATTCCCAGGGCTATTTGTCCTCCCTCAACACCAACTCTATGCTCTATATCG GAGGCCACCCGTCCTGGAACATGACCCACCTGCCGGCCGACATGTGGCGCCACCAGGGCTTCCGCGGCTGCGTCTTCGACCTGCGTGTGGCCGGCACCCTGGAGGGGCCCTGGACCGCCCTCAGGATAGCCGGAGGGGCTAACGTGAAGGAGTGTGGTCAGGACGAGTGCCACCGGGACTCCTGCGCCAACGGTGGCACCTGCGTCGGCCTCGGTGCTACCATCAG GTGTGAGTGTCCCGTCGGGTGGAAGGGCCCGCGGTGTGAGGCTGCCAGCCACGTGTGTGAGGGGGGCGGGAGGTGCGCCCCCGGAGCCTCGTGCCTGGGAGGGGGGTCGTCGGGAGCGCCCCTCACCTGCTTGTGTCAGCTGGGCAGGACTGGACCTCGCTGTGAGAAAG GCGTCAACATCACAGACCCGCATTTCTCGGGCGACGGGTCCTTCCTCAGCCTCCGTGCCAAGAACCTCCGACGGGAGTCTGAGGTGGTCATGTCCTTCAGACCCACGCGTCTCGATggcctcctgctgctggtgctgccgaGGAGACCCCCGGGAGACTTCATGGCCCTGGCGCTCGTCAACGGCACCCTGCAGTTTACTTATCATCTGG GGTGGCGCGCgccagggctggtggtggtgcggtCTGAGGGCGAGGTGAGGCTGCAGGAGTGGCAGACGGTGCAGGTGTGGCGACGGGGTGGGGACGGGGCCCTCACCTTCAGGGGAACCACCACCAGGgccgcctccccctcccccaccacacttctCGACGTACACTCAGAACTCTTCCTCG gTGGCGCGCCCGACCTGGCAGTGGTGCCGCCAGCCGTGGCACCTCCTGATAGTCGTGTTGCCTTCCGTGGCTGCGTCAGGCAG GTGGTGATCAACGGGGTGGAGCAGGACCTGCGGGTGCCTGGCGGAGGGGTGGTGCGCGGGGCGGGGATCACTGACTGCGACGGGACGGCCTGCGGCAGCCAGGTGTGCCTCAACGGGGGCACCTGTACTCCTGTCGGCGACACCTTCGTCTGCACCTGCCCACAG GAGTATACAGGAGCGAGGTGTCAGCTGGCACGGGCCTGTCTCGACCATCTGTGTGTCAACGGAGGAAGGTGCGTGCCCTCGTACGTCTCTGACAGCGGCAAGAAGCGTCGTCACACACTCCTGCAGGTGGAGGGACCACCTCGAGGAAACACTGGAGAGGTGCAAGTGGACGGGATCAAGCGGAAGGAACCCGTCAGACGAAGAGGGAACCTCATCAGGGACGGTCAAAGTACCATGCACAAGGAGAAGTACAGCGTGGGGAAAGGAAATGTGTTCAGGGAGATGCATCTTATTTTAGAAGATGGAGACGTGGCTTCGAACAAGAAGAGTGATGGGGATCAGGAGAAGCGTATCAGAAGGGAAGGGGGCATCTTCAAGCTCGTGGATGGGAAAGAAGACGTAGCCATGGGTAAGAATGAAgacatgaagaggagagagactgAGGACGTGAACACTGCCTACAGCCCATATAACTGCCTCTGTCCTCTTGGCTACTTCGGTGTTCACTGTGAAGCAG GCGGGGAGGTGGTCTCAGCCAGGTTCTCTGGGAGGAGCTTCGCCGTGGTCCCTGAGGGCCCCTTCGGCAGCCCCGCGCCGGACACAGACTCCCTGGCTCTCAACTTCTCCACCAGCGCCACACACGGCCTCCTCTTGTGGCGAGGACAG GTGGATGTCCCCGGAGAGGATTTCctaggtgtgggtgtgtcaggcgGGCGGGTGAAGGTGGTGTGGCACCTAGGGGGAGGAACCCTTGGCCACCTCACTACGTCAG GCAGCGTGAGGGACGGGgcgtggcacagtctgctggtgtcGAGGACGGGCGCCGTCGTCACCGTCTTCCTCAATGGCCGCCCAACCAAGGCCGCTGCCTCTGGCACTTACACACAAATCAATGACGCACAGGGACTCTTTGTTG GTGGATTCCCTAACGACGTGTCAGTGGCCTTTGGGACAGAGGGACACTTCCAGGGGGCCTTCGTCGGATGcatacgagacctcatcgtgcatCAAGCCTCGTCCCCCATCAAGTTCTCCACACTTCAACAAGGCCAGGATCTCCAGCCTTGCTCGTGA